The sequence AGAATTCTCCCGTTATGAATAAATCCACTCCTTTCTCTATTGCCTCTGGTATAGCAAACCCGCCTCTGCCGCTTACAACGGCAACTCTCTTTATTTCCTCAACCCCGAATTCATAGGCCTTCACGTAGTCGGTTTTCAGCTTTTCCACGAGTATTTGAGCAACCAGAGGTAGTGGTTTTGGTTCATCGAATTCAGACATATAGCCTATGCTTAAGCCATTATAACTTCCAAAGGGCTCTTTTGGCTCCAATCCCAAAAGTTTCAAAAGTTGTGCGTTGTTTCCTACTTCGGGATGAAGATCAAGGGGAAGGTGAGCCGCATAGAGGTTCAGTTCGTTCTCAAGAAGGAACTTGAGCCTTTTCTGTACAAGTCCCCTAACGTAGTCTATGCCTCCCCATATAAGGCCGTGGTGAACTATTAGCATATCCGCTCCCAAAGCTTTGGCCTTCACAAAGGTGTCCATACAGGCATCGACAGCAAAGGCAATCTTTTCCACTTCCTCCTTTCCTTCTACCTGCAGACCGTTGCGGGATTTATCGGGAAAAGAGTTTATGTTTAGGTATTCATTAAGGAACGCGACAATTTCATCTCTGCTTGCCATTTTGTTCACCCATTGGTAATTGCCTTTAGCGTGTTTAAACTTTTCCCGTAATGCTCGGCAATTATCTAAACGCCTACCAGCTATAGCCGAAACTCTTAAATATAAAAAGTGTAAACAATGCCCTTTGGTGAAACCAGCATGGATAAAGTAAGTCAAAATTTGTATGAAATTTTCGGAGAAGTAATAGCAGAACGTGACTTCCTAAAGGCATTTTTAATTACGGCTACATTGGCCTTTTTAATGTACTTTAGCGCCCCACAAATAGTCAAAATGCTTGGAAGAGAAGACTTGTTAAACGCTTTAAGGGTAACTTTAAGCGCTCTTGGTGCATTTTTGGGGTTCATAATCTCAACGGCAATTATTGAACCAAAAAGAATCGTGGAGGAGGAGTAAAATGGACATTGCAACCCTTTTAATTCAAGTCACTTTCCTAACAGCATTTTCGGTTCTGCTGTATATAATAATTGGAATGATACCCGGGACCGATGAAACCGCCACAATTGCCCCAGTAACTTTGGCATTCTTAGCAGCTGGCTTTGACCCGCTCCTTGTCCTTGCTTGGTTCATGGGTACAATAGTGGCATTTAAAGCTGCTGACGCGGTTCCAACAGCTTTAGCAGCAATTCCGGGTGGAGTTATGGCCGTACCTCAAGTTCCAGATGCATTGGTGGCTAGAAAATATGGGTACTCAGAGATTCTTTTGAGAAAGGGAATTACAGCAAGTGTCATCGGAACGATAGTGGCCATAGCAATAACACTACCGCTCTCTTTCTACTTAGCCCCATTGGGAGATCTTCTCAAAAACCCGATAGGTCCTTTAAATTGGCCGGGATGGGTTTATCTGATTGTTGCAGGGACATTGCTGCTGGCAATAATGTCAAAAGCCAAAATCTTGGCATTATTGGCTATATTCCCATTTGCGATGCTTGTTCAAGGTCTTAGAGGACTGTACGGCCACTCAGCTTTTATAAGCATCTTTTTGGCCATTACTGTAGGACCGATACTCTATGAGCTCTTAACACTTATCTCACCCAATAACCACCACCTAAAACGTAAAGACTACGCCCGTATTAAGCTTGTAAGGACAGGAAAGATTTCACTGAATCCACTCCATCACCTCACGAAAGTTGAAGTTGCTTTGTCTTCACTATTAGCTGGGCTAAGCGGTATTCTTGCGACCTTTATGAGCCCAGTTGGGTTAACAGTTCTCTTCGGAGATCTCGTAAAAGAAAGTCAGAAAGACGAACTCAAGGGTTCCCTCATGGCTTATGCAGTTAGAGATGCCATAAAGAACGCTACCTATATCGGAGGAACTCTGATTCCCCTTATTGCGTTGGGTGTTCCCACTGGGCCTATGTCAGCCGGTCCAGCGCATCCGTTCTTTGCAGAGCTCGCTGCCTTCGGCGGCTCAACACCAAGGGATGTCCTTCTCCAAAGGTATTCAACATCCACAATAATGCTTGTGACAATTTATGCGACTCTATTCGCTGCAATTTTAGCATATCTGATACTAATCAAGTATTCAAAGCAATTAACAAGATTTGTCTTTAAAAAAGTGCCTGCAGAAGCTTTGTACGCTACTTTCTTGGCCATAGTAATGGTTTTGGCATACAACGACGCAGGAATCGCAGGAATCTTCGGTTCAATATTGGTAGGGCTTATCTCAGCCACATTCGTTAGAAATGGAGTCTCGATAGGCATACTTTTCATGGTGCTTGTTGCGGCGCCATATCTTGTGGGATTGTTATTCTGATCTTTTGTTTTCTTTATTCCTTGTTAATGTCAATGCTTTTAAAGGGCAGTTTCGCTTCTATAACCGTGATGATGATGGAGGAAAAATATCGAAAGGCCTGCGAGGAAATTGCAAAGGCGATAATATCTGGCGAGATTAAGGATAGGGATCAACTTAACAAGTTTAAGGTTAAAATAGCTAGGAACTATCATCTAAGCAAGCTTCCTACTAACTCGGACATCCTCAGGGTAATGAGCAAAGAGCAGAGAGAGAAGTTTAAGGAGTTCCTCAAGAAAAAGCCGACTCGTACGATAAGCGGTGTTGCCGTTGTAGCCATGATGACAAAGCCCTTCCCATGTCCCCATGGCAGGTGTATTTACTGCCCTGGAGGACCGAGTGAAGGTTCTCCTCAGAGCTATACCGGAAAAGAACCCTCTGCTCTTAGAGCTCTTCAAAACGCTTACCACCCTTACCTCATAATGATGAACCGCCTAAAGCAGCTCTACGATATTGGCCACGACATAGACAAGGTTGAAGTAATCATCCAAGGTGGAACTTTCCCGGCTGTTGATCTGGATTATCAAGAATGGTTCATAAAAGAGGCCTTTAAAGCCATGAACGACTTCCCCTACTTTAAGGACGTTGAGAACCTTGAGGAAAAAATCAGAAAGGCTGTTCTTTTTGGTGAGATTGATGACGACCCTCTCTTCAGAAAAGCCTGGGAGAGGACTCACAGAAAGCCCTATTATTACCTTGAGGAAGAGCAGAGGAAAAACGAAAAGGCAAAGGTCAGGATGGTAGGGTTGACGATTGAAACAAGGCCTGATTGGGCTATGGAAAAGCAAATCGACAGACTGCTGAAGCTTGGAACAACGAGAGTTGAGCTTGGCGTTCAGACAGTGTTTAACTTCATCTACGAGAGGGTTAAGAGAGGACACACTGTTGAAGACACTGTAAGGGCTACACAGCTCCTCAAAGACGCTGGCCTCAAGATAAACTACCACATGATGCCGGGCTTACCGGGGAGCAACTTTGAGAGAGACCTAAGGGCATTTCAAATAATCTTTGAGGACGAACGCTTCAGGCCGGATATGCTCAAGATTTACCCCACTCTAGTTACTAGGGATACGATCCTTTACAAGTGGTATAAAGAGGGAAAATACAGACCTTATACAACCGAAGAGGCTGTTGAACTGCTTGTTGAAGTTTACAAGATGCTTCCTAAGTGGGTTAGAGTGATGAGGATTCAGAGGGACATCCCCGTTCAGCTCGTTGAAGCGGGTGTAAAGCACTCCAATCTTGGCCAACTGGTCATTAATGAACTCATAAAGAGGGGCATAAGGCCAAGAGAGATAAGGTTCAGGGAAGTCGGGCACCAGATGCAGAAGTTTGGAGTCCAGCCAGAGGTTGAGCACATCAAACTTCTTAGAGAGGATTATAAGGCAAGTGGAGGTCACGAGATATTCCTGAGCTTCGAGGACGTGAAGAACGATATCTTAATTGGATTCTTAAGGCTTAGAATTCCAAGTGAAAAAGCCCACAGGAAGGAAATAAACTGCTGTCCGTCCGCTATAGTCAGAGAGCTCCATGTTTACGGACCACTGGTGCCTATAGGTGGAAAGCCGAAGTACGAGTGGCAGCACCGCGGTTACGGAAGGGAGCTCTTAGCTGAGGCAGAGAGAATAGCGAGGGAAGAGTTTGATGTGAAAAAGATGCTCGTGATAAGCGGTGTTGGCGTAAGAGAGTACTACAGAAAGTTCGGCTACAGAAAAGATGGGCCGTATGTAAGCAAAAGACTTGATAAAAAAGGATACGCCAACTTTGCAAAAACCAAAGAGTTTGATGGGCACTTGAACACTTAAGTTAGTTCACAACTACCTTAACTCCATTGATTTCAAGTTCTTCTTTTCCAATTTTCTCAAATGTGAACTTTTCCCAGTTAACCCTATAGGAAGAGCCGTTAATGTTGGCAATCCAGTCGTTGGGGTCTAGGATTACCATTATGGGCCTCTCCTTGGTTTTAACCTCCAGAAGAGATGAACCGTTCACAAGGATTTTCTTAGTTATGTTCTCTGCCACTGTTGCAATTCTCACTTCGAGGGGCATTGCAAAACCATTCTCCTCAGTTATATTGAGCATCAGAGAGTAATAGCTGTCATTCTGAGCGATCTTTAAGTTTGAAACTGTGAAATTTGGATAATCTGCCGTATAGAAC comes from Thermococcus aggregans and encodes:
- a CDS encoding Nif3-like dinuclear metal center hexameric protein, yielding MASRDEIVAFLNEYLNINSFPDKSRNGLQVEGKEEVEKIAFAVDACMDTFVKAKALGADMLIVHHGLIWGGIDYVRGLVQKRLKFLLENELNLYAAHLPLDLHPEVGNNAQLLKLLGLEPKEPFGSYNGLSIGYMSEFDEPKPLPLVAQILVEKLKTDYVKAYEFGVEEIKRVAVVSGRGGFAIPEAIEKGVDLFITGEFLHDDYHIAKEGRLSVIAAGHYASETLGVKALMPLLREKFGVKTVFIDNPTGL
- a CDS encoding tripartite tricarboxylate transporter permease; protein product: MDIATLLIQVTFLTAFSVLLYIIIGMIPGTDETATIAPVTLAFLAAGFDPLLVLAWFMGTIVAFKAADAVPTALAAIPGGVMAVPQVPDALVARKYGYSEILLRKGITASVIGTIVAIAITLPLSFYLAPLGDLLKNPIGPLNWPGWVYLIVAGTLLLAIMSKAKILALLAIFPFAMLVQGLRGLYGHSAFISIFLAITVGPILYELLTLISPNNHHLKRKDYARIKLVRTGKISLNPLHHLTKVEVALSSLLAGLSGILATFMSPVGLTVLFGDLVKESQKDELKGSLMAYAVRDAIKNATYIGGTLIPLIALGVPTGPMSAGPAHPFFAELAAFGGSTPRDVLLQRYSTSTIMLVTIYATLFAAILAYLILIKYSKQLTRFVFKKVPAEALYATFLAIVMVLAYNDAGIAGIFGSILVGLISATFVRNGVSIGILFMVLVAAPYLVGLLF
- a CDS encoding tRNA uridine(34) 5-carboxymethylaminomethyl modification radical SAM/GNAT enzyme Elp3, with the protein product MEEKYRKACEEIAKAIISGEIKDRDQLNKFKVKIARNYHLSKLPTNSDILRVMSKEQREKFKEFLKKKPTRTISGVAVVAMMTKPFPCPHGRCIYCPGGPSEGSPQSYTGKEPSALRALQNAYHPYLIMMNRLKQLYDIGHDIDKVEVIIQGGTFPAVDLDYQEWFIKEAFKAMNDFPYFKDVENLEEKIRKAVLFGEIDDDPLFRKAWERTHRKPYYYLEEEQRKNEKAKVRMVGLTIETRPDWAMEKQIDRLLKLGTTRVELGVQTVFNFIYERVKRGHTVEDTVRATQLLKDAGLKINYHMMPGLPGSNFERDLRAFQIIFEDERFRPDMLKIYPTLVTRDTILYKWYKEGKYRPYTTEEAVELLVEVYKMLPKWVRVMRIQRDIPVQLVEAGVKHSNLGQLVINELIKRGIRPREIRFREVGHQMQKFGVQPEVEHIKLLREDYKASGGHEIFLSFEDVKNDILIGFLRLRIPSEKAHRKEINCCPSAIVRELHVYGPLVPIGGKPKYEWQHRGYGRELLAEAERIAREEFDVKKMLVISGVGVREYYRKFGYRKDGPYVSKRLDKKGYANFAKTKEFDGHLNT